Genomic DNA from Mesorhizobium sp. 131-2-1:
GCTTGGTCACCGGCTCGACGATCTTCCAGGTTCCCTTGAAGTCGGCTTCGACAACGAAGGCATCGCCCGGGCCGACCTCGACCGGCGTTCCGCCGTCGGGGGTGATGACGATGCGGCCGGCGATCATGTGCACGAATTCGTAGTCGGTGTAGGTGGCGTGGTAGGTCCCCGGCGTCGCCTGCCAGGTGCCCGACATCACCT
This window encodes:
- a CDS encoding cupin domain-containing protein, which gives rise to MTDQTILKFGAVDNAEAGDLPGWVVVEGRPTMKTAVQHTTADGKVMSGTWQATPGTYHATYTDYEFVHMIAGRIVITPDGGTPVEVGPGDAFVVEADFKGTWKIVEPVTKHFVVRVG